A section of the Brienomyrus brachyistius isolate T26 unplaced genomic scaffold, BBRACH_0.4 scaffold47, whole genome shotgun sequence genome encodes:
- the fhdc1 gene encoding FH2 domain-containing protein 1, producing the protein MPGQPPSGSPPAPPPPPPPPPPPPGPGSGGAQGVVRKRRRVRSFFWKTIPEEKVRGKPNIWTMAVRQQQYQIDVRTVEELFGQQEETRQGGTSTRSGSSLKESKEEMSILDPKRGMNVGIFLKQFKKSNQSIIDDIRHGNSKRYGPEALKELLKLLPEAEEVKKLQAVKGDTSKLTLVDSFMYLLIQVPSFDARIEAMVLKEEFFPSCSVMSREIDVIRTATKELMTCEELHAILHLVLQAGNIMNAGGYAGNAVGFKLSSLLSLADTKANKPGMNLLHFVALEAQKKDEGLLKFPEKLQHVQSAVRICVENIETELQSLYFRIRSVEEKIQRDEELLQQLEDFLQNSTRTLQELTRRRLDLRKEGNTLIDFFCEDKDTFKLDDCFRIFQDFCLKFKKAVKDNHDRKLKEVARQQRLRELEEKRFLLSSWERGGGFGRSSSENDVDTLSKEGLLDFLQPRSQSPRSPLGRSSSVRRYRHTTAAAADRELHSYLELFSAGEVPHFNSLPRPSRPHQRRTVPWLAEQDGTYKSGSIGQPSPGTQATPPGSDRDPLSPLARFSTGFDIDEDRFLDNKTALSEGEAVPRTDHNKNHLCRSSSVGTGQLNVNIEKRTLVPGPPPLVLGSPNNNTMHLADQGDLVITDLERELDPPKNLVLDTPPSSKDSETGPDSRTEWDCKMASPQFTLSPLRDEEDSSTISSTTCDTPLPLDLSLSGKKPVFYILDCTDTDCSVILDYSETESSSVTRDAVSLDSKMLTGDSQANLKEQSSRSSNIESTSSNDQSVLMSPNDSVPKGDIESAEMHSCGKVGGRELDNRTTPTNGSKPMRVKTKSVTKAVAAQNTGEVQEAHTQNIPEHQALHKVVPITKTNHASSTARKVEKPPAVEGADIRRHHRDHSMPARRNEKLSRAPRNSSMPPEDPKGHRGIPRWARDSPMYKASIRKPSAKPVRNIPKPPPEEKMCRSTMRALAQAQAASEGNVPNTPTHGGQKMPGSLPGFARNTVASSSRRATKELGPDSNPSTPSKSATLTRTGSQRQASSKAVQTSTQHSPREEAKPQGSLRRVQSAKGSSRSGRVVDRPTPLKSSSFSEKSRDSISSKSIKPSWK; encoded by the exons ATGCCCGGACAACCTCCTTCGGGCAGCCCACcagcccctcccccgcccccacctcctccacccccgccccccgggCCGGGCAGCGGAGGCGCCCAGGGGGTGGTGCGTAAGCGGCGACGCGTACGGAGCTTCTTCTGGAAGACCATCCCGGAGGAGAAGGTGCGGGGCAAGCCCAACATCTGGACGATGGCCGTGCGGCAGCAGCAGTACCAGATTGATGTGCGCACCGTGGAGGAGCTCTTCGGTCAGCAGGAGGAAACGCGGCAGGGGGGCACCTCCACCCGCTCTGGCTCCTCCCTCAAAGAGTCCAAGGAGGAG ATGAGCATCCTGGACCCCAAGCGAGGGATGAACGTGGGCATTTTCCTCAAGCAGTTCAAGAA GTCTAACCAGTCTATCATTGATGACATCCGCCACGGCAACAGCAAACGGTACGGCCCAGAGGCGTTGAAGGAGCTCCTGAAACTCCTGCCCGAAGCAGAGGAG GTGAAGAAGCTCCAAGCCGTCAAAGGGGACACCAGTAAACTGACCCTTGTAGACTCCTTTATGTACCTTTTGATCCAGGTGCCAAG TTTTGATGCTCGTATTGAAGCCATGGTGCTTAAGGAGGAATTCTTCCCATCCTGCTCAGTGATGAGCCGCGAAATCGACGTTATCCGTACGGCCACTAAAG AGCTGATGACGTGCGAGGAGCTGCATGCTATACTGCACCTGGTGCTGCAGGCTGGGAACATCATGAATGCT GGAGGCTACGCTGGAAACGCCGTGGGCTTCAAGCTGTCCTCGCTGCTTTCGCTAGCGGACACCAAGGCCAACAAGCCGGGGATGAACCTGCTACATTTCGTGGCtctg GAAGCCCAGAAGAAGGATGAAGGCCTACTGAAGTTCCCCGAGAAGCTGCAGCACGTGCAGAGTGCAGTCAG AATATGCGTGGAGAACATCGAGACGGAGCTGCAGTCCCTGTACTTTAGGATAAGGTCGGTTGAGGAGAAGATCCAGAGGGATGAAGAGCTGCTTCAGCAGCTAGAGGACTTCCTGCAG aactCCACACGGACTCTGCAAGAGCTGACGAGGCGCAGGCTGGATTTGCGCAAGGAGGGAAACACGCTCATTGATTTCTTCTGTGAAGACAAAGACACGTTCAAGCTGGATGACTGCTTCAGGATATTCCAAGACTTCTGTCTGAAATTTAAAAAGGCGGTCAAG GATAACCATGACCGCAAGCTAAAGGAGGTGGCGCGACAGCAGCGGCTGCGCGAGCTGGAGGAGAAGCGCTTCCTGTTGTCCAGCTGGGAACGCGGCGGCGGCTTCGGCCGCAGCAGCAGCGAGAATGATGTGGACACGCTGAGCAAGGAGGGGCTGCTGGACTTCCTGCAGCCGCGCTCGCAGAGCCCCCGCAGTCCGCTGGGCCGTTCCTCTAGCGTCCGCCGTTACCGCCACACCACGGCCGCCGCCGCCGACCGCGAGCTGCACAGTTACCTCGAGCTGTTCTCTGCCGGCGAAGTGCCGCATTTTAACAGCCTACCACGCCCCAGCCGCCCGCACCAAAGGAGGACCGTCCCCTGGCTTGCTGAGCAGGATGGCACCTACAAATCGGGCTCGATTGGCCAACCCTCCCCTGGGACTCAGGCGACTCCCCCAGGATCAGACAGGGACCCTCTCAGCCCCTTGGCTAGGTTCTCCACTGGCTTTGACATCGATGAGGATAGGTTTCTCGATAATAAAACTGCCCTCTCTGAAGGTGAGGCGGTGCCCAGAACTGATCACAACAAAAATCACCTCTGCAGGTCCTCTAGTGTAGGTACTGGACAGCTCAATGTCAACATAGAGAAACGCACCTTAGTTCCTGGGCCACCACCTTTGGTTCTTGGAAGTCCTAACAACAATACTATGCACTTAGCGGATCAGGGAGATCTTGTAATCACTGATCTGGAGAGGGAACTGGATCCTCCAAAAAACCTTGTCTTGGACACCCCTCCTTCCAGTAAGGATTCTGAGACTGGGCCCGATTCGAGAACAGAATGGGACTGTAAGATGGCCTCTCCTCAGTTTACTTTATCCCCTCTGCGCGACGAGGAAGACAGTAGCACGATTTCCTCAACGACGTGTGATACACCTCTGCCTTTGGATTTATCACTATCAGGCAAAAAGCCTGTTTTTTACATTTTGGACTGTACAGATACAGACTGTTCTGTGATACTGGACTACTCAGAAACGGAAAGCTCTTCCGTCACACGGGATGCCGTCAGCCTCGACTCCAAAATGCTGACCGGTGACAGTCAAGCCAACTTGAAGGAGCAGAGCTCCCGTTCGTCCAACATTGAGTCCACGTCGAGCAACGACCAATCGGTGCTTATGTCGCCCAATGATAGCGTACCTAAGGGTGACATAGAGAGTGCAGAAATGCACAGCTGCGGCAAAGTAGGGGGCAGAGAACTGGATAATCGGACAACGCCAACCAATGGGTCCAAACCCATGCGGGTGAAAACTAAGTCTGTCACAAAAGCCGTTGCTGCACAAAACACAGGAGAGGTTCAGGAAGCTCATACACAGAACATCCCTGAGCATCAGGCTTTGCACAAAGTGGTCCCCATCACCAAGACCAACCACGCGAGCAGCACAGCTAGGAAGGTAGAGAAGCCCCCAGCTGTGGAAGGAGCTGACATCAGGAGGCACCACCGGGACCATAGCATGCCCGCTAGGAGGAACGAAAAGCTCAGCCGTGCCCCGCGAAACTCCAGCATGCCCCCAGAGGACCCCAAGGGTCACAGGGGGATCCCTCGCTGGGCCCGGGACTCCCCCATGTACAAGGCCTCCATCAGGAAGCCAAGTGCCAAACCCGTGAGGAACATTCCCAAGCCCCCACCAGAAGAGAAGATGTGCCGGTCCACCATGAGGGCGTTAGCCCAGGCACAGGCAGCCTCTGAGGGCAATGTCCCAAACACACCCACCCATGGGGGGCAGAAGATGCCGGGGTCCCTGCCCGGCTTTGCCCGCAACACGGTGGCCTCCTCCTCAAGGAGGGCCACGAAGGAGCTCGGCCCGGACTCTAACCCCTCAACCCCTTCGAAAAGTGCCACCCTAACAAGGACTGGCTCCCAGAGGCAGGCCTCCAGTAAGGCTGTCCAAACGAGCACTCAGCACTCCCCTCGGGAGGAGGCGAAGCCCCAGGGTTCGCTGCGGCGCGTTCAGAGCGCAAAAGGCAGCAGTCGCAGCGGCCGGGTTGTCGACAGGCCGACGCCTCTCAAGAGCAGCAGTTTCTCTGAGAAGTCCAGAGACTCCATCTCCAGCAAATCCATCAAACCTTCGTGGAAATAA